In one window of Kosmotoga pacifica DNA:
- the mbhE gene encoding hydrogen gas-evolving membrane-bound hydrogenase subunit E, with product MPVEGWLYFTVSFMIFASIVALELKDLLSSVVSVGVAGLALAVAFIFLQAPDLALVQFVYEIVSVIILILLLKATGERLEQTKENKLSMYFKVFFLVLILIMVVPLFSSLPEFGNPLLEVAGKYLKDGATETGSANMVTSVILDYRVYDTLGEATVIFVSILGAVTLLSKRKRNEGDPDE from the coding sequence ATGCCCGTTGAAGGCTGGTTGTACTTTACAGTTTCTTTCATGATATTTGCCTCGATAGTCGCTCTTGAATTAAAAGATCTGCTCTCTTCCGTAGTGTCAGTTGGTGTAGCCGGTCTGGCATTAGCGGTGGCTTTTATCTTCTTGCAGGCACCTGACCTTGCCCTTGTCCAGTTTGTATATGAAATCGTCTCGGTGATAATTCTGATTCTGTTGTTAAAAGCTACGGGAGAAAGATTGGAGCAAACAAAAGAAAACAAGCTTTCCATGTACTTCAAGGTGTTCTTTTTAGTCCTCATTTTAATCATGGTAGTTCCGCTATTTTCATCTCTGCCGGAATTTGGTAATCCACTCCTTGAAGTTGCAGGAAAATACCTGAAGGATGGTGCAACTGAAACGGGTTCAGCTAATATGGTGACTTCCGTGATTCTCGACTACAGGGTATATGACACCCTCGGGGAGGCAACGGTGATCTTTGTATCCATTCTCGGGGCTGTAACACTTCTTAGCAAGCGAAAGCGGAATGAAGGTGATCCTGATGAATGA
- a CDS encoding MnhB domain-containing protein: MNEKHSGMTLIVKTITRFTVWLILLYGIFLMIHGHLTPGGGFVGGLVVALSFIHIKLAFGKESPIKLPGKRFLHVLDSSGALLYLGIGVAAFFAGLPFLSNFLPKGKLFELFSAGTIPMLNFAIMLKVGAAISLVFIALNLFEREEDKEKSGEE, from the coding sequence ATGAATGAAAAGCATTCAGGAATGACTTTAATAGTCAAAACGATTACACGTTTCACGGTCTGGCTAATCCTTCTATATGGTATTTTCTTGATGATTCATGGCCACTTGACGCCCGGCGGTGGATTCGTGGGAGGATTGGTAGTAGCACTGTCATTCATACATATAAAACTGGCATTCGGGAAAGAAAGTCCCATTAAGCTTCCAGGGAAAAGGTTTTTACATGTTCTCGATTCCAGCGGGGCTTTGCTATATCTGGGAATAGGTGTAGCTGCCTTTTTTGCTGGCTTACCTTTTTTGAGCAATTTCCTGCCGAAGGGAAAGCTGTTTGAACTCTTCAGTGCCGGCACAATTCCGATGCTGAATTTTGCTATCATGCTGAAAGTTGGGGCTGCTATTTCCCTCGTTTTTATAGCTCTCAACCTCTTTGAGCGAGAAGAGGACAAAGAAAAATCGGGGGAGGAGTAG
- a CDS encoding sodium:proton antiporter, translating into MGLYLLSFILFLVGLYGVLVKRNIVKIILGSGIMGYAVNLFLILIAYRSAGTFPIFLPGREPGLMVDPLPQALVLTSIVIELGVTALLVALAVNIHKHYGTLDVRKVRRLKE; encoded by the coding sequence ATGGGACTGTATCTTCTGTCATTCATTCTTTTTCTTGTCGGGTTGTATGGGGTGCTTGTTAAGCGCAACATCGTGAAAATAATACTGGGTTCTGGAATCATGGGGTATGCGGTGAACCTGTTTCTCATATTGATAGCGTACAGGTCTGCGGGAACGTTTCCTATATTCCTTCCAGGCAGAGAACCGGGACTGATGGTTGATCCGCTCCCACAGGCCCTGGTATTGACATCCATCGTGATCGAGCTTGGCGTTACGGCTTTGCTTGTTGCGCTGGCGGTAAACATTCACAAACATTATGGCACACTCGATGTGCGTAAAGTGAGGAGGCTTAAAGAGTGA
- a CDS encoding complex I subunit 5 family protein, producing the protein MIASYFIIIPLLSGFILAMSGKRDRFVELVALISTSLLLFLSVLLFPVINAYGPVFYQLSGWKIPYTISLVIDNLSAFVLFVISLIAFFSTLYSIGYMRRFQALNNYYALLMLMIAGLNGVTITGDLFNLFVFMEVSLIATYALVAFQGEPEHYEAAFKYAILGSISSTLILFGIGCVYSMVSSLTLMQISLKTNGMPSLYLAYGLFLTGFGLKASMFPFHSWLPDAHPSAPSPVSAMLSGVLIKVLGVYSIIRVFFMVFQESKVVLDVLLVFGTITMVIGAIMAVGQRDIKRMLGFSSVSQMGYILFSLGLGTPLGILGAVYHMLNHAILKGTLFLDAGAIETAEGTRDFENMAGRSGKTVYVSTLMASLGISGVPPFGGFFSKLIIIMAAIYARKYSYALIALTVSVITMAYYLKMLKKTFPTMNARAKIPVSMKITLIILSILTIATAVLFIPAVRDITLNKVVECITDRAVYGSLFKAGGNP; encoded by the coding sequence GTGATTGCTTCCTATTTCATAATAATTCCATTATTATCCGGTTTTATACTAGCCATGAGTGGCAAACGGGACAGGTTTGTCGAACTGGTTGCGTTAATTTCTACTTCGTTGCTATTGTTCCTTTCGGTGCTTTTATTTCCCGTAATAAACGCTTATGGTCCGGTTTTTTACCAGCTTTCTGGCTGGAAAATACCCTATACGATTTCACTTGTGATCGATAATCTGTCCGCTTTTGTACTGTTCGTGATCTCACTGATAGCTTTTTTCAGTACGCTTTACTCAATAGGATATATGAGGCGATTTCAGGCACTCAACAATTATTATGCCCTTCTCATGCTCATGATCGCGGGTTTGAATGGAGTTACAATCACCGGAGACCTTTTTAACCTCTTTGTCTTCATGGAGGTATCCCTTATAGCAACGTATGCCCTTGTTGCCTTTCAGGGTGAACCGGAGCACTACGAAGCTGCCTTCAAATATGCGATACTCGGTTCGATTTCGTCCACATTGATCCTCTTTGGCATTGGTTGCGTTTACAGCATGGTGTCTTCCCTCACTCTAATGCAGATTTCGCTAAAGACTAACGGAATGCCATCCCTTTATCTGGCTTATGGCCTGTTCTTAACGGGCTTTGGGTTGAAAGCGTCTATGTTCCCCTTCCATTCATGGCTACCGGATGCGCATCCTTCAGCGCCATCTCCCGTTTCAGCGATGCTTTCCGGGGTCCTTATTAAAGTGCTTGGGGTTTATTCCATAATCAGGGTCTTTTTCATGGTGTTTCAGGAAAGCAAGGTGGTCCTGGATGTGCTGCTTGTCTTCGGTACGATAACCATGGTGATTGGAGCCATTATGGCCGTTGGGCAGAGGGATATAAAGAGGATGTTGGGCTTCAGCAGCGTCAGTCAGATGGGATACATACTCTTTTCATTGGGACTGGGCACACCACTTGGTATACTCGGTGCCGTGTATCACATGTTGAATCATGCCATACTAAAAGGGACGCTATTCCTCGATGCAGGCGCCATTGAGACAGCGGAGGGAACACGGGATTTCGAAAATATGGCTGGCAGAAGCGGTAAAACGGTTTATGTGTCAACCCTTATGGCTTCTCTGGGGATTTCAGGGGTGCCACCTTTTGGTGGATTCTTCAGCAAACTCATTATAATAATGGCTGCCATATACGCTAGGAAATACTCCTATGCGCTTATAGCTCTCACTGTGAGCGTTATCACCATGGCTTACTATTTGAAGATGCTAAAGAAAACTTTCCCCACAATGAACGCCAGAGCAAAAATTCCTGTTTCCATGAAAATCACGCTTATCATTCTGAGTATTCTCACCATTGCAACAGCGGTTCTTTTCATACCTGCTGTGAGGGATATCACATTGAATAAAGTGGTGGAATGCATAACAGACAGGGCTGTTTACGGGAGTCTGTTCAAGGCAGGTGGCAATCCATGA
- a CDS encoding Na+/H+ antiporter subunit E, translating to MTIRARSRIIVFVLSFLIWIFITLPFSFQEFIFALVAASAVALITGEIFLKSGKSFNLRGVLFFLLYLVILFWEMLKANFHVAMIVIHPDVPVKPGFVKVKTQLKEDSSITILSNSITLTPGTLTVDVFKEKGELIVHWIQVETTDIEGCTEAIAGRFEPILRRFMR from the coding sequence ATGACGATAAGGGCTAGAAGCAGAATAATCGTCTTTGTCCTGAGTTTTCTCATATGGATCTTTATCACCCTCCCTTTTAGTTTCCAGGAGTTCATCTTTGCCCTTGTAGCTGCTTCTGCTGTTGCATTGATAACAGGAGAGATCTTCCTCAAGTCAGGAAAGAGCTTTAACTTAAGAGGCGTGCTCTTCTTTTTGCTCTATCTTGTGATTCTTTTCTGGGAGATGCTCAAGGCGAATTTTCATGTGGCAATGATAGTCATACACCCCGATGTACCGGTGAAACCGGGTTTTGTTAAAGTAAAGACCCAGCTGAAAGAAGATTCTTCCATCACCATACTTTCGAACTCTATTACTCTCACGCCGGGTACCCTTACTGTCGATGTTTTCAAGGAGAAGGGTGAATTGATTGTTCACTGGATTCAGGTAGAAACGACTGATATAGAAGGCTGTACCGAGGCTATTGCCGGTCGTTTTGAACCTATTTTGAGGAGGTTCATGAGGTGA
- a CDS encoding monovalent cation/H+ antiporter complex subunit F — protein MNRTLRWFIGLLVVIAFIIFNFMVIEAGFLVRLINILLLCTLMIIFRVIFGPSAADRVVAVDIFGIIIVGLLALFFLYTGASFFLDIAMAWALQSFIVSLALAKFLEGRHLDD, from the coding sequence GTGAACAGAACGCTGAGATGGTTTATTGGACTTCTGGTTGTTATTGCTTTCATAATCTTTAATTTCATGGTCATCGAAGCGGGATTTCTAGTTAGGCTTATAAATATCCTCCTGTTGTGCACATTAATGATCATTTTCAGGGTCATTTTCGGACCTTCCGCAGCTGACAGAGTGGTAGCAGTGGATATTTTTGGCATTATCATCGTGGGGCTTTTAGCACTGTTCTTTCTGTATACCGGAGCATCGTTCTTCCTTGATATAGCCATGGCCTGGGCACTCCAAAGCTTCATAGTCTCCCTTGCCCTCGCAAAATTTCTGGAAGGGAGGCATCTGGATGATTAG